From Streptomyces sp. TLI_105, the proteins below share one genomic window:
- the araA gene encoding L-arabinose isomerase — translation MTLAQPDREIWFLTGSQALYGDDTLAQVADQSRAICATLADQPQMTVRLVWKPVLTDAAAIRAVCLEANADDRCIGLIAWMHTFSPAKMWIAGLDALSKPLLHLHTQANRQLPWSTIDMDFMNLNQAAHGDREFGFVQTRLGVPRKTVAGHVSTPDVVDRIAGWARAAVGRSELTTLKLARFGDNMRDVAVTEGDKVEAQLRFGVSVNTYGVNDLVAAVDAAPEDTVTALVKEYQDLYALAPELRPGGERHDSLRYAARIEAGLRAFLTEGGFRAFTTNFEDLGGLRQLPGLAVQRLMADGYGFGGEGDWKTSTLLRTLKAMAHGLPGGTSFMEDYTYDLTPGQELILGAHMLEVCPSLTTATPTCEIHPLGIGGREDPVRLVFDADPGPAVVVGLADMGDRFRLVANHIDVVAPPEPLPQLPVARAVWHPRPDLRTSTEAWLTAGAPHHTVLTTALGGEELEDLAEMLRTELAVIDEDTTIRRFSRELRWNQAYHRLAQSL, via the coding sequence ATGACGCTCGCCCAGCCCGACCGCGAGATCTGGTTTCTCACCGGCAGCCAGGCCCTCTACGGCGACGACACCCTGGCCCAGGTCGCCGACCAGTCCCGCGCCATCTGCGCGACCCTCGCCGACCAGCCCCAGATGACCGTGCGCCTCGTGTGGAAGCCGGTCCTCACCGACGCGGCCGCCATCCGCGCGGTCTGTCTGGAGGCCAACGCCGACGACCGCTGCATCGGCCTGATCGCCTGGATGCACACCTTCTCCCCGGCCAAGATGTGGATCGCCGGCCTCGACGCCCTGAGCAAGCCCCTGCTGCACCTGCACACCCAGGCCAACCGCCAACTGCCCTGGTCCACCATCGACATGGACTTCATGAACCTGAACCAGGCCGCCCACGGCGACCGCGAGTTCGGCTTCGTCCAGACCCGCCTCGGTGTCCCGCGCAAGACCGTGGCCGGCCACGTCTCCACTCCCGACGTCGTCGACCGCATCGCCGGATGGGCCCGCGCCGCCGTCGGCCGATCCGAACTCACCACCCTCAAACTCGCCCGGTTCGGCGACAACATGCGCGACGTCGCCGTCACCGAAGGCGACAAGGTCGAGGCACAGCTGCGGTTCGGGGTCTCGGTCAACACCTACGGCGTCAACGACCTCGTCGCCGCGGTCGACGCCGCCCCCGAGGACACCGTCACCGCCCTCGTCAAGGAGTACCAGGACCTCTACGCCCTCGCGCCCGAGCTGCGGCCCGGCGGCGAGCGCCACGACTCCCTGCGCTACGCCGCGCGCATCGAAGCCGGCCTGCGCGCCTTCCTCACGGAAGGCGGATTCCGCGCCTTCACCACCAACTTCGAGGACCTCGGGGGCCTGCGCCAGCTGCCCGGGCTCGCCGTGCAGCGGCTGATGGCGGACGGCTACGGCTTCGGCGGCGAAGGAGACTGGAAGACCTCCACCCTGCTGCGCACACTGAAGGCGATGGCCCACGGCCTGCCCGGCGGCACCTCCTTCATGGAGGACTACACCTACGACCTCACGCCCGGCCAGGAACTCATCCTCGGCGCACACATGCTCGAGGTCTGCCCCTCCCTCACGACGGCGACGCCCACCTGCGAGATCCATCCGCTCGGCATCGGCGGACGCGAGGACCCGGTCCGCCTCGTCTTCGACGCGGACCCCGGTCCGGCCGTCGTCGTCGGTCTCGCCGACATGGGCGACCGGTTCCGCCTCGTCGCCAACCACATCGACGTCGTCGCCCCGCCCGAGCCGCTGCCCCAACTGCCCGTGGCCCGCGCCGTCTGGCACCCCCGCCCCGACCTCCGTACCTCGACCGAGGCATGGCTGACGGCCGGAGCACCGCACCACACCGTCCTGACCACCGCTCTCGGCGGCGAGGAGCTCGAAGACCTCGCCGAGATGCTGCGGACCGAACTCGCCGTCATCGACGAGGACACCACCATCCGGCGCTTCTCGCGCGAGCTGCGGTGGAACCAGGCCTACCACCGTCTGGCCCAGAGCCTGTGA